From a single Carcharodon carcharias isolate sCarCar2 chromosome 4, sCarCar2.pri, whole genome shotgun sequence genomic region:
- the c4h4orf47 gene encoding UPF0602 protein C4orf47 homolog: protein MPGDSGKTDMDRIGLFQEMSYVTVQDPYVDAMPKPFNEEAYKGKQMLLEGTKLKSATQAGYFDREFMRIFEKEAYSDRVKLRRQAKLKAAQNNLDGVFFPSQGEKKWSGLGSYYGTIGGSFKAFSGLAKPKPPFVPENKNFYTNPGKRGTGYGYTNLTIGPSYEHSPDAYIVKDTKLGGMKAGTFDVYPAHFDTLKKVEKEAPTAGLVFRPNAGPKSRPVKSVLAANVNRVINNLNYKSVNRVMAY from the exons ATGCCTGGGGATTCGGGAAAAACAGACATGGATAGGATCGGCCTCTTCCAGGAGATGAGCTATGTCACTGTTCAGGATCCGTATGTCGATGCAATGCCAA AACCTTTCAATGAGGAGGCTTATAAAGGCAAGCAAATGTTGTTGGAAGGCACAAAGCTGAAGTCAGCCACTCAGGCAGGATACTTTGATCGTGAATTTATGCGGATCTTTGAAAAGGAAGCCTATTCTGATCGGGTTAAATTAAGAAGGCAAGCGAAATTGAAGGCAGCTCAAAATAACTTAGATGGAGTCTTCTTTCCCAGTCAGGGGGAAAAGAAGTG gtcTGGATTGGGCAGTTACTATGGAACAATCGGTGGTTCATTCAAAGCCTTCAGTGGGTTGGCGAAGCCAAAGCCACCATTTGTTccagaaaataaaaacttttacacCAATCCTGGAAAACGAGGAACAGGCTATGG GTATACTAATCTTACCATAGGTCCATCATACGAACACTCTCCAGATGCTTACATAGTAAAAGATACAAAG CTTGGTGGCATGAAAGCCGGCACATTTGATGTTTATCCAGCCCATTTCGATACCTTAAAGAAAGTTGAGAAAGAGGCTCCGACAGCTGGTTTAGTTTTCCGACCCAATGCTGGACCAAAGAGCAGGCCAGTTAAAAGTGTCCTTGCTGCAAATGTCAACAG